DNA from Amorphoplanes friuliensis DSM 7358:
CACCTCGTCGAGGGCGGGCGGGTCGAGGCCGGACTGGTCGTCGCCAACCCCGACGTCATCACGTACGACCTGGTTGTCGTCCGCGCGCGCACCTCACCGTGGCTCGAGCTGGAGAATTCCGACCGCCCGTTCGCGATCACGGTCGCGCCCGACGGCTGGACCGGTGTCGAGCTGCCCGGCCACGCACTGCGCTGGGGACGGCACGACGTCGGCCCCGCCGCGGCCCGGGTCGCGGCCTGCGACGGCCTGCTCGCCTGCCGCCCGGTCGTCACACCGGCGCGGGGCGTCCGCGTCTACCCCGAGACCGAGCCGTTCGCGGCCACCGAGGCGATGCCCGCCGCGGCCGGTCTGGTCGGCAACCACCGCTCGCGGCGGCCCGGCGAGGGTGGTGAGCTGGCGGGTGTGCGCCCGTTCGCGCCCGGCGACCGGCTCCGGCGCATCGACTGGCGGGTCTCCCTGCGTACGCGGGACCTGCACGTGGCCTCGACCCTCTCGGACCGTGACGCCGAGGTCCTGCTCCTGCTCGACGTGCTCGGCGAGGCCGGCTCCTCCGGCGGCGTCAAGGGCAAGGCGTCGGTGCTCGACACGACCGTGCGCGCGGCGGCGGCCATCGCCGAGCACTACCTCCAGCGCGGCGACCGCGTGTCCCTCCTGGAGTACGGCGCATCCGCCCGGCGTCTGCGCGCGGCCACCGGCCGGAGGCAGTACCTGACCGTTCTCGAGTGGCTGCTCGACGTCCGCGCCGACACCGACGGCGACCAGAGCCCGTACGAGCACGTCTTCGGTGCCCACCACGTCTCGTCCGACGCGCTGGTGGTGGTGCTGACACCGCTGGTCGACCCGCGCTCGGCCGACATGCTGGCCGGCCTGACCCAGTCGGGGCGCTACACCGTCGCCGTCGACACGCTCCCGGCCGGTGCCGAGCCGCCCAGCCGCGGCCCGTGGACACCCCTGGCCACACGGCTGTGGCGGATGGAACGCGAGAACGTCCTCGGTCGCCTGCGCGAGCACGGCGTGCCCGTGGTGACCTGGGCCGGCGCCGGCAGCCTCGACATGGTGCTGCGGGACGTCTCCCGCCTCGCCTCCGCACCCCGGGGACGCTGACATGCTCGACGGACTCAACCGCCGCCTCGAACGCGCCCAGAAGGCTGTGTCCCGCGCGACCCTGCTGCCCCTGGTCGTCCGGTGCGGCATCGGGCTGGCCCTGTTTGCCGCCATGACCGTCGCCTGGCCCCCGGGCCTGGTGGTGAGCCGGTACGTGGTGCTGCTGGGGCTCGTCGCGGCCTGGCCGGCCTTCGCACCGCGGGGACGCGGTGTCACCTTCGCGATCCTCGTGGTCGTCGGCGGCTGGATCCTCGACACGACCTGGAACGACGCCCGCGTCGCCCTGTGGCGTGTCCTGGCCATCGCAACGCTGCTCTACCTCGGGCACATCCTCGCGGCGCTGGCGGCCGTGCTGCCGACCGACGCGCTGGTCAACGCCGACGTGGTCGCCGGCTGGCTGACCCGCGCCCTGCTGGTGGTGCTGATCTCCGCGGTGCTGACCGTGATCGCCCTCGCCCTGACCGCCGAACTGGCCGGCGAGGCATTTGTCATCGCAACCCTGGTCGGACTGGCCGCAGCCGTCGGCGCAACCCTCGTGCTGGCCCGGATGCTGCGCCGCCCGTAACGATGAGGCAACCCCTGGGGGTGGCTGGTGGATCAGGGCGGCCTGCGCCGGGCCCAGCTTCCGCCTCGCTGCGCGGGCCGAAAGGCCGCATACAACACCGGTATGCGACCTTCCGGCCCACTTGCGACGCGAAACCTGGACCTCGCCGCAGGCTCGCCCTGATCCACCAGCCACCCCCTGGCTCCCAGCGAAATGAAACCGAAACGTGTGCGTTACGGCACTTGACTAACGGGGTTGTCCTTGGTCACAGACCGCCGCATCCGGACGCCCCAGGCGGAACAATGAAGGCCGTGAAACCTCAGCGGATCGTTGTCGTAGGGGCAGGTCACGTGGGGCTGTACGCTGCTCTGCGCCTGTCGAAGAAGCTCAATTCCCGTCAGGCCGAAGTGATCGTCATCGATCCCCAGCCGCACATGACATACCAGCCTTTCCTGCCGGAAGCCGCCGCGGGCAACATCTCGCCGCGCCACTCGGTCGTGCCGCTGCGCCGCGAGCTCAAGCGCTGCCGCATCGTCTCCGGCGAGGTCACCCGGATCGAGCACGCCCGCAAGACGGTCACCGTCCAGCCCATCGAGGGCCCGGTCAAGGAGATCGCGTACGACCACATCGTCGTCGCGCCCGGCTCCGTCTCCCGCACCCTGCCCATCCCGGGGCTGCGCGAGAACGGCATCGGCTTCAAGACCATCGGCGAGGCCATCTACCTGCGCAACCACATCCTCGACCGGCTCGACATCGCGGCGATCACCCCGGACCCCGAGGTACGCAAAGCGTCGTTGACCTTCGTCTTTGTCGGTGGCGGTTACGCGGGCATCGAAGCCCTGGCCGAGATGGAGGACGTCGTCCGCGACGCCCTCAAGTACTACCCCGAGCTCAAGAAGGACGAGGTCAAGTTTGTCCTCGTCGAGGCGACCAACCGCATCCTTCCCGAGGTCGGACCCGACATGGGCGCGTACGCCGCCCGCCAACTCGACCAGCGCGGCATCGACCTGCGCCTGGAGACCCGGCTCGAGTCCTGCGTCGACGGCCAGATCAAGCTCTCCGACGGCGACTCATTCCCGGCCGAGACCCTGGTCTGGACGGCCGGCGTCAAGCCGTCGCCGATGCTCGACCACACCGACCTCCCGCGCGGCCCCCGCGGACACCTGACCTGCATCCCGACGCTGCAGATCGTCGACGGCGACCGCGTCCTCGACGGCGCGTGGAGCGCCGGCGACTGCGCCCAGGTCCCCGACCTGGCCAACCCGGGCGCCTGGTGCTCCCCGAGCGCCCAGCACGCGGTCCGGCAGGCGGCCCAGCTCGCCGACAACATCCGCGCCGTCGTGATCGGCGCCACCCCCAAGGACTACAAGCACAAGTACGCCGGGAGCGTCGCCAGCCTCGGCCTCTACAAGGGCGTCGCTCAGGTCTACGGCATCAAGCTCAAGGGCCTCCCCGCCTGGCTCATGCACCGCACGTACCACATGAGCCGCATCCCGTCGTTCAACCGCAAGGTCCGCGTGCTGGCCGACTGGACCCTCGCGTTCATCCTCAAGCGCGAGGTCATCTCGCTGGGCCAGCTGCACGCGCCCCGCGAGGAGTTCACCCACGTGACGCCGCCCCTGAGCGACGACCGTGCCGCCGAATCGGTCGGCGCCGGCACCCGCTGAGCGTGATTTCGGCCCGTCCGGCGTTCTGCCGGGCGGGCCGAACCGGCTACGGTGAGCATCAGCGCATCGGGCCCGGGTGGTGGAACGGCAGACACGGCCGCCTTAAAAGCGGCTGCCCCAAAAGGCGTGCGGGTTCGAGACCCGCCCCGGGCACGCTCGAACTCGCGTTTTACTCACGTTTTCAGCCTGCTCACAGCTTTCGCGGGCGCCATTGAGCTGGTGTTGCGCTTACCCTTGATAGGCACGGCCCCTACGTGCCTCAACCTCAAAGGGAGGCTGGACACAGTGAAGACTTCCAACCCGGTGCTCTCGCGCCTCGGCCGGGCGGCCGAGCGGGAGCGGTCAGCCGGGTACAACCCGGCCGGACCGTACGGACCGGCCGCCGGTCAGCCGGGTTACGGTCAGCCGTACCCGTCGGCTCCGGGATATCCGGCCACGCCGCCGGCCGTACAGCCCATGACGATCGACGACGTCGTCGTCAAGACCGTGACACTGCTCGGCATCACGGGCGTCTCCGCCGTCGCGGCGTGGAACCTGATCCCGAACTCGCTGCTCGGCCCGGCCTGGATCGGCGCCGCCGTCGTCGGCCTGGTCCTCGGTCTGATCATCTCGTTCTCGCGGATGGCAAACCCGGTCCTGGTCATCGCGTACGCGATCGTCGAGGGCGCGTTCGTCGGCCTGATCAGCAAGACGTACCAGGAGATCCTCGGCTACCAGGGCATCGTCCTGCAGGCGGTGATCGCCACCTTCGGCGTCTTCTTCCTGATGGCCTTCCTGTACCGCGCAAAGGTCATCCGGGCCACCCCGAAGTTCCAGCGCGGCATGATCGCGGTGATGGCCGGCCTCTTCGCGGTCATGCTCATCAACTTCGTCCTCGCCCTCTTCGGCGTGACAACGGGTCTCCGCAGCAACGGCGCGCTCGGCATCATCTTCAGCCTCGTCTGCATCGTCGTGGCGTCCCTCAGCTTCATCCTCAGCTTCAACGAGGTTGAGGAGGGCGTCCGGATGGGCCTCCCGCAGCGCTACTCCTGGACTGCCGCGTTCGGCATCCTGGTCAGCCTCATCTGGCTGTACATCGAGATCCTGCGCCTGCTGAGTTTCCTCCAAGGCGACGATTAGCAGCCCCGCCTGAACCCGGTCAACGCCCGGCCCGCCTCCCCGCGGTCCGGGCGTTGCCCTTTTCCCGGGTATGGTCGCCCCGTGACCGCAGGGACCTTCGACACCGCCGTCCAACGCCTCATCGGCCAGGTCAACCACTGGGAAACCACCCGCTGGCGCCCCCACGGTGATGCTGTTTTTGCTCTGGTCCAGAGCCTGGCCGACCACGCGGCTGATGCGGAGAACCGTCGCCGCCGCCCGGTGCCCCGCCTGGCCGACACCGTCCTCCCGGACCAGCTCCGCGTCATGGCTGACGACCTCCTCGCCGCCTCCCCAAGTCCAGAAGTCCTGACCACCGCCACCGAAGCCGTGACAACAATTCGCCGCGCCCTCTGACCTTGCGTCGGTGGCGCCGCACCGGCGGCTCCTCAGCGGCCGAGGCGCACCGGACGCCTCGCCCAGGCCGGCTGCCTCTCCCGGAGACTGTGCACCGGCTGCCTCTCGCCGGCCGTCCCAGATCGCACGCCCGGGCCCAACCACTCCGCGCCGGCCACTCCGCGCCGGCCGTGCTGCGCCGGCCGTGCTGCGCCGGCCGTGCTGCGCCGACCGTGCTGCGCCGGCCGTGCTGGGTGATGGCGCTGCACCGCCCCGTCCGTCCCCGCCCGCACCGCACCGCACCGCACCGCACCCAGGCCCAACTTCACTGATGTTGGCCTGTGTTGCGTCTCGCCCGGCACGGGCCTTGCTGCGCTGCCTGCCCCGCACGGGTCGCGCTGCATTGCCCGGTCCGTCTCCGCACCGCCCCGCATCGCACCAAGGCCGAACTTCGCTGATGTTGGGCCTGGGCTGCGCCTCGCCCCGCACGGGCGGTACTGCCCTGCCCGTTTCGCACGGGCCGTGCCGCTGCCTGCCCCGCACGGGTCGCGCTGCATTGCCCGGTCCGTCTCCGCACCGCCTCGCATTGCACCAAGGCCCAACTTCGCTGATGTTGGGTCTGGGCTGCGCCTCGCCCCGCACGGGCCGTTCCGCTCTGCCCGCCCTGCCCCGCCCCGCTCTGCCCTGCCCGCCCCGCCTTGCCCGCCCCGCCTTGCCCGCCCCGCCTTGCCCGCCCCGCACTGCCCGCACCGCACGGGCCGCGCTGCACGGGCCGCGCTGCACGGTGCGGTGCGGTGTAGTGCACCGCCCCGCACCGTCCCCGCACTGCGCCTAGGCCCAACTTCGCTGATGTTGGGCCTGGGCTGCGCCTAGCTCCGCACGGGCCGTACTGGACCGCGCTTCGCGCGGGAACCTGCCCGCCCCGCATGGGCTGCGCTGCACCGCCCTCATCCGTCCCCGCACTGCGCCAAGGCCCAACTTCGCTGATGTTGGGCCTGGGCTGCGCCTCGCCCTGCACGGGCCGTACTGGACCGCCGTCCCCGCACGGGGCTGCGCTGCACCAACTGCCCCTTGCCGGCCGCGCCGCATCGGTCACCTTCCACCAGCCGACCGGCGAGGCTTTGGGCGATCTGGCCTGTCAGCCTGGTGTGCGTAGCGTGGCGGCGCGACCGAGCAGGAACCCGCGGGGGTGAGGCCAAGGTCGGTGGAACCATCACTCGCGCACCGCCCGCCGCAGTGAGCGCGTCCGCCTACCGTGAGCTGCCGGATGCCACGCCCTGAATCGCGAAAGCACGCGCTGGCCTCATGACGCAACGGACGAACGCAGCCTTGTCCGGGAAGTCCTTCCCGTGGCGCGGGGAAGCGTGGGCCTACGGAAAGCGCCGGTTGGTCTCAGCGATTCCCCGAGTAAGCGGGCCCCGAGCGCGCGCCGTCCCGAGCGCGCGCCGCCCCGAGCGCGCGCCGCAGGGAACGTGCTGCAGGGACTTAAAAACCGCCGAGCCCGGCCGCCCTCTGACAGCCGGACCCGACGGGAGCTCTTCGAGGAGATCAGATCCGCTCGAGGACCATGGCCATGCCCTGGCCGCCGCCGACGCACATTGTTTCGAGGCCGATGGTCTTGTCGTGCCATTCGAGGGAGTTGAGGAGGGTGCCGGTGATGCGGGCGCCCGTCATGCCGAAGGGGTGGCCGACGGCGATGGCGCCGCCGTTGACGTTGAGTTTTTCGAGGGGGATGCCGAGTTCGCGGTAGGAGGGGATGACCTGGGCTGCGAAGGCTTCGTTGATTTCGACGAGGTCGACGTCGTCGATGGTCATGCCGGCGCGCTTCAGGGCCTGCTTCGATGCTTCGACGGGGCCGAGGCCCATGATTTCGGGGGACAGGGCCGAGACGCCGGTCGAGATGATGCGGGCGAGTGGGGTCAGGCCGAGCTCGCGGGCTTTGGTGTCGCTCATGATGACCACTGCGGCCGCGCCGTCGTTGAGGGGGCAGCAGTTGCCGGCGGTGATGCGGCCGTCGGGGCGGAAGACGGGTTTGAGGCCGGAGACGGCTTCCATCGTCACGCCGGGGCGGGGGCCGTCGTCGGTGGAGATGACGCGGCCGTCGGGGGTGGTCACCGGGGTGATTTCGCGTTCCCAGAAGCCGTCGGCGATGGCCTTCTCGGCGAGGTTCTGGCTGCGGACGCCGAACTCGTCCATGTCTTCGCGGCTGACGTCGTACGCCTGAGCGAGGTTTTCCGCGGTGTAGCCCATGCCGAGGTAGATGTCGGGGAGCTGGCCGTCCTCGCGCGGGTCGTGCCAGACGCCGCCGGTCTTGGCGTTCTCGGTGGTGCGGGCGCGGGCTTCGGCGAACTTGGGGTTTTCCCAGCCGCCGCCGACGAGGGCCTGGGCGTCCGGGGGGAGGCTGTCGGAGTTGCCGCGGGCGAAGCGGGAGACGGTCTCGACGCCGGCGGAGAGGAAGACGTCACCCTCGCCGGCCTTGATCGCGTGGAACGCCATGCGGGTCGTCTGGAGCGACGAGGAGCAGTAACGGGTGACGGTCGCGCCCGGCAGGCCGTCGAGGCCCAGCAGGGTGGCGACGACGCGGGCCATGTTGAAGCCCTGCTCACCGCCGGGGAGGCCGCAGCCGAGGTAGAGGTCCTCGATCAGGGTGCGGTCGAGCTGCGGCACCTTGCTCAGCGCGGCATCGATGATCGTGGCGGCGAGGTCGTCGGGGCGCAGGTCCTTCAGCGAGCCCTTGAACGCACGGCCGATGGGGGAGCGGGCAGTGGCAACGATGACAGCTTCCGGCATGAGGCCAACGTTAACGCGCCGGTAACTTAGCGGGGAAGTCTCACTTCGTCACACTTATTCGAGCGTGGTGCGACGGCCCGCGGCCTGCGCCGCGTCGAGCACCGCGGGGTAGAGGGCGTGTGCCCACACCCGGTATCCGTCGGCGGACGGGTGGAAACCGTCGTAACAGAGCGTCCCGGCGTCGGCGCGGAACACGGCCCCGGTCTCGTCGCCCAGGTCGACCACCACACCGCCCGCGGCGACCACCGCAGCGGCCTGAGCGCGGGCCACGCGGCGGCCCACCCAGCCGGTGAGCTGGCGCAGCGGCGGCGCGATCGAGCGGACAGCGCCGAGGTCGGGGCAGGTGCCGACGACAACCTGCACGCCCGCGTCACGCAGGCGGCGTACGGCGTCGCCGAGGTGGGTGGCGGACTCGTCGGGGCTGCGCAGACCGGTCGCGTCGCGGGCGCCGATCAGGACGACGGCGACGTCCGGGCGGTCACCGAGCAGGGCCCGGGCGACCTGGGTGGCGAGGTCGGTCGACCGCGACCCGGCGACACCGACGCTGGAGAGCAGCACGTGCCGCTGGCCGGTCTCCGGGGTGCCCTCGGCGAGCAGGCGGGCGAGCTGGCCGCCGACCGTCTCGGACAGCCACTCCACGCCGACACCGATGGCGGCCGAGTCGCCGAGCAGCACTAGGCGCAGCGGGGGAGCCGCGGACGGGCCCATCGACGTGCGCAGGGCCAGGCCCATGGTCGGTTTGGCGTACCGCCGGGTGCGGGCGGCGATCGCCTCGCCGGCCAGCAGCGCGACACCGCCGACGGCCCCGGCGAACAGCGTGGTCGCCGTCGCTCTGCCGATGCGTCCTGCCAGGCTCGTCATGTCGCCTCCTGCCGCAGTGGGGAACCCGTCAGTCGACGGCTGCTTGGTGATCCTCCGGTGTCCAGCCTACGGCGCTCGGGGCCGACCGGCCGGACACGCTGGGAACGGACTCCTCCGCCGGAGCGGTCGTCGCGGCGCGGTGACCGAACCACAGGCGCGGCTCACCGAACCAGGGGTGCCGGCGCAGTTGTGCCCAGCGACCTGCGGGTCCGTGCTCGTTACCGTCGACCTGCACGGCGCTGACCTCGGTGCCCGCGGTGCGGACCGCCTCGTGGGCCGCCTGGTCCAGGCTCCGCACACCGTCGGGGCCGCTCGCCGGGGCGCGGTCGTCCTCGCCCAGCATCGCCATCAGGGTGGGCATCATGACCGCGGCGGCGCGGGCGTAACCCTCGACCGACGGGTGGAAGCGGTCCGAGCCGAAGAAGCGGACCGGGTCGGCCTCGAACGCCGGGCCGAGCAGGTCGCCGATGGACACCGTCCGGCCGCCGGCCTCGACGACCGCGACCGTCTGCGCGGCGGCGAGCTGGCGGCTCCACTTGCGGGCCAGCCAGCGCAGCGGCGGCTTGATCGGCTGGATCGCGCCGATGTCCGGGCAGGTGCCGACCACGACCTTGCAGCCCACGGCGCGCAGCCGGCGGACCGAGTCGCCCAGATGGCGCACGGCCGCGGCGCGGGCGGAAACGTGGGTGACGTCGTTGCCGCCGACCAGGATGACGGCGACCTCGGGCTCGTACTCAAGGGCGGCGTCCACCTGGTACGGCAGGCCGGACGACATCGAGCCGACGACGGCCAGCCGGTGCAGCCGGACCGGCCGGCGCAGGCGGCGCGACACGCCGTTGGCCAGCAACGCTCCGGGGGTCTCGCGCGGACGGTGCACGCCGTAACCGGCCGCGGACGAGTCGCCCAGGATGACCATGCTCAGTGGCCGGCCGGGGAACTTCGGGCCGTAGAGACCGTCACCGCGGGGCGGTGGTGCCTCGGCCATCGGAATGATCTTGCGAGCTTCGGCGGCCTGCCGCAGCAGCACACCGGCCGAGAGGGCAGTGAGGCCTGCCGCGGCCCCGGTGACGCCGCCGGCGATCTGCCCGGCCAGCCGTAGCCGCCGCCACTCCTCCTCCGTCAAACTGCGCACCTGTCGCACGCTCTCCCTCGCTCTCGCTCGGTGGGTGCCTGCCCGTCGGCCGGTACTGAAAACCTGGCTTTCCGGCGATGGTGGGTCTTCGAATCTAACGCGCGCATGCGACATGTGTCTGAACCCCGCGCCGAGCGGGCACATCTGGCGCGTGACCGTCATGCTGGTGTAAGCGAAAGGGGACGACATGCCCAGAACTCTGCAGCGGACCGCCGCATTCACCGCGCTGGCGAAGGCGCTGGTGTCGGGGTCGCGCGGCGGCCCGTCGATCGGCAAACGGCTCGCCGCCCTGCCCCGGATGCTCAAGGCCACGGCAAAGGGCCAGTACGACGGTGGTCTGCGAGTGGCGATGATGGCCGCCGCCACGGCGTACGTGGTGTCGCCCATCGACGTGATCCCCGAGGCGATGTTCCTCGTCTTCGGTCTCGCCGACGACGCCGTCATGATCACGTGGCTGGCGGGCACCGTGCTCGCCGAGACGCAACGTTTCATCGAGTGGGAGAAGCAGCGCGACGCGGTCCTGCCCGGATCCGTGGTCGGCTGAGCCGTAGGCTGACCAGGACAGGTCAGCACCCCAGAAGGGCACAGTGACGTGCGGTACTACGACAATGTCGTCGACATCATCGGGGACACCCCCCTGGTACGGCTGCGCAGCGTCACCGACGGCATAGCGGCAACCGTCCTGGCGAAGGTCGAATACTTCAACCCGGGCGGTTCCGTGAAGGACCGCATCGCGCTGCGCATGGTGGAGGACGCCGAGAAGGCGGGGCTGCTCCGCGAGGGCGGCACAATCGTCGAGCCGACCAGCGGAAACACCGGCGTCGGGCTGGCCCTGGTGGCGCAGCTCCGCGGGTACAGGTGTGTGTTCGTCTGCCCGGACAAGGTCAGCGAGGACAAGATGAACGTCCTCCGGGCGTACGGCGCCGAGGTTGTGGTCTGCCCGACCGCGGTCGCCCCCGAGGACCCCCGCTCGTACTACAACGTCTCCGACCGGCTGGCCCGCGACATCCCCGGCGCCTGGAAACCCGACCAGTACAGCAACCCGGCGAACCCGCGCTCCCACTACGAGGAGACCGGCCCCGAGCTGTGGAAACAGACCGAGGGCCGCATCACCCACTTCGTCGCGGGCGTCGGCACCGGCGGCACGATCACCGGCGTCGGCAAGTACCTCAAGGAACAGGGCGACGTCCGCATCGTCGGCGCCGACCCGGAAGGCTCCGTCTACTCCGGCGGCACCGGCCGCCCGTACCTGGTCGAAGGTGTCGGCGAGGACTTCTGGCCCGAGACCTACGACCGCGGCATCTGCGACGAGATCATCGAGGTGTCCGACTCGGACTCCTTCGAGATGACCCGCCGCCTGGCCCGCGAGGAAGGCCTCCTGGTCGGCGGCAGCTGCGGCATGGCCGTCGTCGCCGCCCTCGAAGCCGCCCGCAAGGCCGGCCCGGACGACGTCATCGTGGTCCTCCTGCCCGACGGTGGCCGCGGCTACCTGTCGAAGATCTTCAACGACACCTGGATGGCCCGCTACGGCTTCCTCACCACGGGCGACGGCGAAGCCACCGTGGCCGACGCCCTCGGCGCCAAGAGCGGCGAAATGCCCCCGCTGATCCACGTCCACCCGACCGAAACGGTCCGCGACGCGATCGACTACATGCGCGAATACGGCGTCAGCCAGCTCCCGGTCCTCAAGGCCGAACCGCCCGTCGTGACCGGCGAGGTGGCCGGCTCGATCGCGGAGAAGGCCCTGCTGGACGCCCTTTTCACCGGCCAGGCCCACCTCCACGACACGATCGAACGCCACATGGGCGACCCGCTCCCGATGATCGGCGGCGGCCAGCCGGTCAGCACGGCGGTCACCCTCCTGGAAAACGCCGACGCGGCCATGGTCCTCGTCGACGGCAAGCCGGCGGGCGTCCTGACCAGGCAGGATCTGCTCGCCCACCTCTCCTGATCAAGATCAACTGCTGGATGGCGACGGTCCGTCGGAGTACGGGCCGTCGCTCCCGCCGGGACCGGATCGCTGCCGCTCCCTGCCAGGTGAGTGAGCGCCCCCGCTCCGCCGCTCCGCGGCAAGCACATCGACGGCTGCGCCCTCGATTACCTGGTTCGCACCTCGAGTCGCGCACTCGGCCGCATCTCCGGCAGCATCGTGCAGCGGGGACGTTCTCCCGGCTCGCATTCGACCGTCATCAGAAGCATTCCCATCCTCCTGACGGTGTCCTCTATCCGGCGACCGTCCAATTCACTTATCGGTGACGTTTCCTGTGGTCCCAGCATGGCCGGGGGCAGAATGATTTCAGGAATATCGAGGTTCGGGTCCTGACGCACAACGATCGCGGTTGCAGCGCCCGCATCCTTGAGCTTGCTGCTGAAGGTGATCATTGCTGCTGAGGTGGTTGCGGCGCCGCCCACGGCGGCCGCGATGAGCATCCCTATCAGGTTGATCTTGGCTCCGGCGACAACGCCGGCGCGCGAGATCTCGGCCGCGTCCACCGTGGCGTCTTTTCGGCTTTTTTCGGCCGTCCGGGACGTCTTGACGGGCCGCTTCGCCTGGCTTGTCCTGGCCTTTCCCCCCTTTGACATCGTCCAATGCTCCCATGAAGCGTAATCAATTGATTACGGAGAGAGATGTGCGTCACATACTCAATTATGTGGAGGCATCTCACGTCGCGAAGAATGCATCGCCACGCTTTTCTTGAACGATTCCAAGGGAAATCTGATGATCGCCGGGACGCTGCCCGCCCACTCCGTGACGCTTGGAACGGGCATGACGGCGGGTCCTTCTTGTGGGTGTAAAAGATCGACAGACGCCGAGGTCGCTCACACACTGAACAAGAGGACAAATCAGGAGGTTGCCTTCGGGAGGTCGGTCATGACGGGGTTTCACAACGAGGAGGAGCGGGCCGCCTGGACTTTGGCGGAGTCGCTGCTGGCGACCGCTCGGGCGATGATGAAGCAGGCTGAGAGCGCCCTGGAGACGTGGCGGTTGGGCAAGGAGCTCAACCAGCAGCGGTGCGCGCGCCGGGGGATCAGTGCTTCGGATGCGGAGATCCGCTGGTCGGAGACGGCCAATGCGAAGAATGCCCTGACCGACAACAGTTTCCATGTCTCGCTGGCGACCATGTACTACAACGCGGCCGCCGCGCAGTACTCACGCGCTCACTACCTCCGGTGCCGGGGTGGGGCCCGGGTCTGAGGCGCCGACGATGCGGTCGCGGCCGGTGGCTTTGGCCTGGTAGAGCGCGGCGTCCGCCCGGGCGATCAGGTCGTCGGGGGTTTCCCGGGTGTCCCAGGTGGCGAGGCCGGCCGAGAACGTCTCACCGCCGGGTGTCACGCCGCGGACGCGTTCCAGGACCATCGACGCCTGGGTGAGGTCGGCGCCGGGGAGGAGCACGATGAATTCTTCGCCGCCGTAGCGGGCCAGGATGTCGGAGCGGCGGAGGGCGCCGGACCAGGCCGCGGATGCCTCCTTGAGGAGGCGGTCGCCGCCCGGGTGGCCGAAGCGGTCGTTGTACAGCTTGAAGTGGTCGAGGTCGATCATGCCGATGCTGACGGGTTCGCCGAGGAGGCGGGCGCGTTCGAGGACCTGGGGGAGTTCGTCGACCCAGGCGCGGCGGTTGGGCAGGCCCGTGAGCTCGTCGCGGCGGGACAGTTCGCGGACCACCAGGGCTTGGCGTTCGCTGTGCCGCAGCAGCTGGAACATGCGGGTCACCACCAGTAGTGACATGACCGTGCAGCCGACC
Protein-coding regions in this window:
- a CDS encoding Bax inhibitor-1/YccA family protein; the protein is MKTSNPVLSRLGRAAERERSAGYNPAGPYGPAAGQPGYGQPYPSAPGYPATPPAVQPMTIDDVVVKTVTLLGITGVSAVAAWNLIPNSLLGPAWIGAAVVGLVLGLIISFSRMANPVLVIAYAIVEGAFVGLISKTYQEILGYQGIVLQAVIATFGVFFLMAFLYRAKVIRATPKFQRGMIAVMAGLFAVMLINFVLALFGVTTGLRSNGALGIIFSLVCIVVASLSFILSFNEVEEGVRMGLPQRYSWTAAFGILVSLIWLYIEILRLLSFLQGDD
- a CDS encoding acetyl-CoA C-acetyltransferase, translated to MPEAVIVATARSPIGRAFKGSLKDLRPDDLAATIIDAALSKVPQLDRTLIEDLYLGCGLPGGEQGFNMARVVATLLGLDGLPGATVTRYCSSSLQTTRMAFHAIKAGEGDVFLSAGVETVSRFARGNSDSLPPDAQALVGGGWENPKFAEARARTTENAKTGGVWHDPREDGQLPDIYLGMGYTAENLAQAYDVSREDMDEFGVRSQNLAEKAIADGFWEREITPVTTPDGRVISTDDGPRPGVTMEAVSGLKPVFRPDGRITAGNCCPLNDGAAAVVIMSDTKARELGLTPLARIISTGVSALSPEIMGLGPVEASKQALKRAGMTIDDVDLVEINEAFAAQVIPSYRELGIPLEKLNVNGGAIAVGHPFGMTGARITGTLLNSLEWHDKTIGLETMCVGGGQGMAMVLERI
- a CDS encoding SGNH/GDSL hydrolase family protein, translating into MRSLTEEEWRRLRLAGQIAGGVTGAAAGLTALSAGVLLRQAAEARKIIPMAEAPPPRGDGLYGPKFPGRPLSMVILGDSSAAGYGVHRPRETPGALLANGVSRRLRRPVRLHRLAVVGSMSSGLPYQVDAALEYEPEVAVILVGGNDVTHVSARAAAVRHLGDSVRRLRAVGCKVVVGTCPDIGAIQPIKPPLRWLARKWSRQLAAAQTVAVVEAGGRTVSIGDLLGPAFEADPVRFFGSDRFHPSVEGYARAAAVMMPTLMAMLGEDDRAPASGPDGVRSLDQAAHEAVRTAGTEVSAVQVDGNEHGPAGRWAQLRRHPWFGEPRLWFGHRAATTAPAEESVPSVSGRSAPSAVGWTPEDHQAAVD
- a CDS encoding NAD(P)/FAD-dependent oxidoreductase — translated: MKPQRIVVVGAGHVGLYAALRLSKKLNSRQAEVIVIDPQPHMTYQPFLPEAAAGNISPRHSVVPLRRELKRCRIVSGEVTRIEHARKTVTVQPIEGPVKEIAYDHIVVAPGSVSRTLPIPGLRENGIGFKTIGEAIYLRNHILDRLDIAAITPDPEVRKASLTFVFVGGGYAGIEALAEMEDVVRDALKYYPELKKDEVKFVLVEATNRILPEVGPDMGAYAARQLDQRGIDLRLETRLESCVDGQIKLSDGDSFPAETLVWTAGVKPSPMLDHTDLPRGPRGHLTCIPTLQIVDGDRVLDGAWSAGDCAQVPDLANPGAWCSPSAQHAVRQAAQLADNIRAVVIGATPKDYKHKYAGSVASLGLYKGVAQVYGIKLKGLPAWLMHRTYHMSRIPSFNRKVRVLADWTLAFILKREVISLGQLHAPREEFTHVTPPLSDDRAAESVGAGTR
- a CDS encoding SGNH/GDSL hydrolase family protein is translated as MTSLAGRIGRATATTLFAGAVGGVALLAGEAIAARTRRYAKPTMGLALRTSMGPSAAPPLRLVLLGDSAAIGVGVEWLSETVGGQLARLLAEGTPETGQRHVLLSSVGVAGSRSTDLATQVARALLGDRPDVAVVLIGARDATGLRSPDESATHLGDAVRRLRDAGVQVVVGTCPDLGAVRSIAPPLRQLTGWVGRRVARAQAAAVVAAGGVVVDLGDETGAVFRADAGTLCYDGFHPSADGYRVWAHALYPAVLDAAQAAGRRTTLE
- a CDS encoding DUF58 domain-containing protein produces the protein MRAAVPPAEPAADETWAAPAWVPTRALGRTVLLTGLLLVLGVALGRVDLVLLAAPFAIGAAIGLRRMPRSAPELTIQATEEHLVEGGRVEAGLVVANPDVITYDLVVVRARTSPWLELENSDRPFAITVAPDGWTGVELPGHALRWGRHDVGPAAARVAACDGLLACRPVVTPARGVRVYPETEPFAATEAMPAAAGLVGNHRSRRPGEGGELAGVRPFAPGDRLRRIDWRVSLRTRDLHVASTLSDRDAEVLLLLDVLGEAGSSGGVKGKASVLDTTVRAAAAIAEHYLQRGDRVSLLEYGASARRLRAATGRRQYLTVLEWLLDVRADTDGDQSPYEHVFGAHHVSSDALVVVLTPLVDPRSADMLAGLTQSGRYTVAVDTLPAGAEPPSRGPWTPLATRLWRMERENVLGRLREHGVPVVTWAGAGSLDMVLRDVSRLASAPRGR
- a CDS encoding YkvA family protein → MPRTLQRTAAFTALAKALVSGSRGGPSIGKRLAALPRMLKATAKGQYDGGLRVAMMAAATAYVVSPIDVIPEAMFLVFGLADDAVMITWLAGTVLAETQRFIEWEKQRDAVLPGSVVG